The Bacillus carboniphilus genome contains a region encoding:
- a CDS encoding sirohydrochlorin chelatase encodes MEKVGVLIISHGSRDVEWVNNVNHAVNKLGKSYEIPIVSSYLEVVKDRTIQQGIDQLEQKGVTQMIVIPLFVSSGSTHIDEMKFAFGLKKFPDCQTNIKPFRINSSVQMSSPLNDDPIVIEMILNKLQALSIEPKNERVLIIAHGSDKSGFHEKWIAILQSIALKIKKEGDFSDVDYAMLLPDQSIKKLTDWEMNFPEEPVIVFPFFLSKGYFTKTEIPNRLKDFSYRYNGETILPHSLIEKWLKKQIHLYINKIV; translated from the coding sequence TTGGAAAAAGTCGGAGTTCTCATTATCAGCCATGGATCCAGGGATGTAGAGTGGGTAAATAATGTTAATCACGCTGTCAACAAGTTGGGAAAATCTTATGAAATTCCGATTGTTTCCTCATACTTAGAAGTGGTCAAAGATCGAACGATTCAGCAAGGGATTGACCAATTAGAGCAAAAAGGAGTCACACAAATGATTGTTATCCCCCTTTTTGTATCATCAGGAAGCACTCATATTGATGAAATGAAGTTTGCATTTGGATTAAAAAAATTTCCAGACTGTCAAACGAATATAAAACCTTTTCGTATAAATTCAAGTGTACAGATGAGCTCCCCTTTAAATGACGATCCAATTGTGATTGAGATGATTTTAAATAAACTTCAGGCGTTATCAATTGAACCTAAAAATGAGCGTGTGTTAATTATTGCTCATGGAAGTGACAAAAGTGGATTTCATGAAAAATGGATCGCTATCTTGCAGAGTATTGCTCTAAAGATAAAAAAGGAGGGAGATTTTTCTGATGTTGATTATGCAATGCTTCTTCCAGATCAGTCGATCAAAAAGTTAACGGATTGGGAGATGAATTTTCCGGAAGAACCTGTCATTGTCTTTCCCTTTTTCTTAAGTAAAGGCTATTTTACAAAAACGGAAATACCTAATCGTTTAAAAGATTTTTCATATCGTTATAATGGGGAAACGATCTTGCCACATTCATTGATTGAAAAATGGCTTAAAAAACAAATTCATCTATACATAAATAAGATAGTCTAA
- a CDS encoding FAD-dependent oxidoreductase — protein sequence MTLGFEPNVKNLSVEKCGLTLNEFNSIDCDEYGMTTCPSIYIVGDAQMPFAAVFAKAKAKVAALHALGQKVNPIDDRNIPLSFHENPQVSTVGNMNGFKTVTIDYTEDNFKAYIDDRKKKAC from the coding sequence ATCACTCTTGGATTTGAACCAAATGTGAAAAACTTAAGTGTAGAAAAGTGTGGCCTTACGTTAAATGAATTTAACTCCATAGACTGTGATGAATATGGTATGACTACTTGTCCTTCTATTTATATCGTAGGAGATGCACAAATGCCTTTTGCAGCTGTTTTTGCTAAAGCAAAAGCAAAGGTAGCTGCCCTTCATGCGTTAGGGCAAAAGGTTAATCCAATAGATGATCGTAACATTCCGTTATCCTTTCATGAAAACCCACAAGTTTCGACAGTCGGTAACATGAATGGATTTAAAACAGTCACGATAGACTACACGGAAGATAATTTTAAAGCATACATCGATGACCGTAAAAAAAAGGCATGTTAA
- a CDS encoding FAD-dependent oxidoreductase — MKADVTIIGGGPAGVEAALSAAEWSKNVILVSNHPIGELKSAYTNMILNHEKDILKYQTFWNPLFEQRKKEWEISLSAKLIEKGIHIVKGTAEFIDQETIRVFSDDEHLIQSNKVIVATGSHPVFPNKMQPDGNRIFSYQNIYKLTFIPSTMLVVGDGPIGYEMVNFFSNLGIKVTWLFPQQPFELYHENIQNYLLDFYIDKGVNIIKGPYVTSVVSKGGACCSKKRRW; from the coding sequence ATGAAAGCTGATGTAACAATTATAGGCGGAGGACCTGCTGGAGTAGAAGCTGCCTTATCAGCAGCTGAATGGAGCAAAAATGTCATTTTAGTTAGTAATCATCCCATTGGTGAACTAAAGTCAGCCTATACAAATATGATTTTAAACCATGAAAAGGATATCCTTAAGTACCAAACATTTTGGAATCCACTTTTTGAACAACGAAAGAAAGAGTGGGAAATTTCTCTTTCTGCTAAATTAATAGAAAAAGGAATACATATTGTTAAAGGAACAGCAGAATTTATAGACCAAGAGACCATTCGTGTTTTCTCAGATGACGAACACCTTATTCAAAGTAATAAAGTGATTGTTGCAACTGGATCACATCCGGTTTTTCCAAATAAAATGCAGCCAGATGGAAACCGTATCTTTTCCTATCAAAATATATATAAACTAACCTTTATTCCATCTACCATGCTAGTAGTCGGAGATGGACCAATCGGATATGAAATGGTGAATTTTTTCTCGAATTTAGGTATAAAAGTAACCTGGTTATTTCCACAACAGCCTTTTGAACTTTACCATGAGAATATTCAAAACTATTTATTAGACTTTTACATTGATAAAGGAGTAAACATAATAAAAGGGCCATATGTTACAAGTGTCGTAAGCAAGGGGGGAGCATGTTGTAGCAAAAAGAGAAGATGGTAG